One Nicotiana tomentosiformis chromosome 4, ASM39032v3, whole genome shotgun sequence genomic window carries:
- the LOC138910050 gene encoding uncharacterized protein, whose protein sequence is MESVLHLWDEEEEEEEEEEEEEEEEEEEEEEEEEKKKKASALYHEAFFRYRGELNRYEAKNQRLTEEGNSFKLLNEQREEEAKGLRAELEAAQKEQTDMSEQVQQKLDVIRQLHVEVGTVKVEAEEWKMNMDRLASEKEASRAQLASAETQLRSLKEKTLV, encoded by the exons ATGGAGTCAGTCCTGCATCTatgggatgaagaagaagaagaagaagaagaagaagaagaagaagaagaagaagaagaagaagaagaagaagaagaagaagaaaagaagaagaag GCTTCTGCACTTTATCACGAAGCTTTCTTTCGATATCGGGGGGAGCTGAACCGGTACGAAGCCAAAAATCAAAGGCTTACCGAGGAGGGAAATTCATTCAAGCTTCTCAACGAGCAGAGGGAAGAAGAAGCAAAAGGACTTCGGGCCGAGTTAGAAGCAGCTCAAAAAGAACAAACTGATATGTCCGAGCAG GTTCAGCAAAAGCTTGATGTTATCAGGCAGCTTCATGTTGAAGTGGGCACAGTGAAAGTGGAGGCCGAGGAGTGGAAAATGAACATGGATcgccttgcctcagaaaaggaggcCTCCCGAGCTCAACTGGCTTCTGCTGAGACCCAACTCCGAAGTTTAAAAGAGAAAACCTTGGTGTAA
- the LOC104108999 gene encoding MADS-box protein FBP24, which translates to MGRGKIEVKRIENKTSRQVTFSKRRAGLLKKTHELSVLCDAQIGLIIFSSKGKLFEYSSQPHSMSEIISRYLQTTGASIPVQDNRVELYDEITKMKRDTLNLQLSLQRYKGDDLSSAQYEELNELEKQLEFAVNKVRARKQELMQQQMENLRRTEKMLEKDNQEMYQWLMSNQMNKQQSASVMEHNDEEAITELNLMGEQPLLSQFSFFGEEQVQPSSINVLQLAAASYSTTTCAYRLQPSHPKLHDSDLPGCSYAHLKD; encoded by the exons ATGGGGAGAGGAAAGATAGAAGTGAAGAGAATAGAGAACAAAACAAGCAGGCAAGTCACTTTTTCGAAACGAAGAGCTGGTCTTCTCAAGAAAACTCATGAACTCTCTGTTCTTTGTGATGCTCAAATTGGACTTATCATCTTCTCCAGCAAAGGCAAATTATTTGAGTACAGCAGTCAACCCCACAG CATGAGCGAGATTATTAGTAGGTATCTCCAAACCACTGGTGCCTCAATTCCAGTTCAAGATAATAGG GTTGAACTCTATGATGAAATTACTAAAATGAAGAGGGATACGCTTAACCTTCAGTTGAGCCTTCAAAGATACAAAGGTGATGACTTGAGCTCAGCACAGTATGAAGAACTGAATGAACTTGAGAAGCAGCTCGAATTCGCAGTTAACAAGGTCAGAGCTAGAAAG CAAGAGCTCATGCAGCAGCAGATGGAAAATCTGAGGAGAACG GAGAAAATGCTGGAGAAGGACAATCAAGAAATGTACCAGTGG TTGATGAGCAATCAAATGAACAAGCAACAGTCAGCATCAGTAATGGAGCATAATGATGAAGAAGCAATTACTGAACTGAATCTAATGGGAGAGCAGCCACTGTTGTCTCAGTTTTCATTCTTTGGTGAAGAGCAAGTACAACCCAGCAGCATCAACGTACTTCAACTTGCTGCAGCTAGCTATAGTACTACTACTTGTGCCTATCGCCTTCAGCCTTCGCACCCTAAACTTCACGACTCTGATCTTCCTGGTTGTAGCTATGCTCACTTAAAAG ATTGA